From the Anguilla anguilla isolate fAngAng1 chromosome 8, fAngAng1.pri, whole genome shotgun sequence genome, one window contains:
- the ccdc126 gene encoding coiled-coil domain-containing protein 126 isoform X1: MNSLLSSTVSSYGRSSGLDMCANAPGDDSALPANTGARRFGVAEQRRCHAVNSERWTERGTPPDTNKAGQRDQRLRSVPYSPELACVWPLPPGVGGAGGGAMLGSSLLRRNMSQKLSALLLLSGLIWGLLLLRYTFQQPGRQSSAQLRQQILELSHRYVRVLSEESRQAAGPQGPSMAGQADLKRTIAILLDDILQRLVKLEGKMDTAVNGSLPNGTHAAGAVPAPGPAPLALARHRGQDTPPRRLQTRRPATPAPPPRRTETALRRRRTAGSR; this comes from the exons ATGAATAGCCTACTGTCTAGCACAGTGTCTTCTTACGGCAGGAGTTCTGGGCTGGATATGTGTGCAAACGCTCCGGGCGATGATAGCGCGCTCCCTGCAAACACTGGTGCACGACGCTTTGGCGTTGCTGAGCAACGCAGGTGTCATGCAGTCAACTCCGAAAGATGGACAGAAAGAGGAACGCCACCTGATACAAACAAGGCAGGACAACGG GACCAGAGATTGAGGTCGGTGCCGTACTCACCTGAGCTCGCCTGTGTGTGGCCCCTCCCTCCTggcgtgggcggggcagggggcggggccatgcTGGGCTCCTCCCTCCTGCGCAGGAACATGTCTCAGAAGCTGAgcgcgctgctgctgctctcggGGCTGATCTGGGGGCTGCTGCTCCTGCGCTACACCTTCCAGCAGCCGGGCCGGCAGAGCAGCGCCCAGCTGCGGCAGCAGATCCTGGAGCTGAGCCACCGCTACGTCCGCGTGCTGAGCGAGGAGAGCCGGCAGGCCGCCGGGCCCCAGGGCCCCTCCATGGCGGGGCAAG CGGACCTGAAGAGGACGATTGCCATACTGCTGGACGACATCTTGCAGCGGCTGGTCAAGCTGGAGGGCAAAATGGACACCGCAGTGAACGGCTCGCTGCCCAATGGCACGCATGCGGCGGGCGCCGtccccgcccctggccccgcccccctggcccTCGCCCGGCACCGTGGCCAGGAcacgcccccccgccgcctGCAGACCCGCCGGCCGGCcacgcccgccccgcccccccggcgcACGGAGACGGCGCTCCGCCGGCGGCGAACGGCGGGAAGCAGATAG
- the tra2a gene encoding transformer-2 protein homolog alpha isoform X1: MSDIEDGNFGGRESRSPSKSDGGSPAHAKSESRSASPSPSRASKHTESRSRSRSKSRSHSRRRSHRRYSRSRSHSHRKKSRSRSYSPDYRRRKSQSTSPMSNRRRHTSSRNRFSHDSKKETYSHGDARANPDPNTCLGVFGLSLYTTERDLREVFSRHGPLAGVNVVYDQRTGRSRGFAFVYFERIDDAKEAMERANGMELDGRRIRVDYSITKRPHTPTPGIYMGRPTHNGGGGGSGGSSSGGRRRDSYYDRGYDRYDRYDEYDYRYSRRRSPSPYYSRYRSRSRSRSYSPRRY; encoded by the exons ATGAGTGATATTGAGGATGGCAACTTTGGAGGACGC GAGTCCCGCTCACCGTCCAAATCGGACGGCGGTAGCCCCGCCCACGCCAAGTCAGAGAGCCGCTCGGCGTCGCCCAGTCCGTCCCGGGCCTCCAAGCACACGGAGTCCCGCTCCAGATCCCGGTCCAAGTCCCG GTCCCACTCACGCCGGCGTTCCCATCGGCGCTACAGTCGTTCGCGCTCCCATTCCCACCGGAAGAAGTCCCGCTCGCGCTCCTACAGCCCCGACTACCGCCGCAGGAAGAGCCAGAGCACCTCGCCCATGTCCAACCGCCGCCGCCACACCAGCAGCAGG AACAGATTCAGCCATGATTcgaaaaaagaaacatacagtCATGGTGATGCCAGG gcGAATCCGGACCCCAACACCTGCCTGGGTGTGTTTGGGCTGAGCCTGTACACCACGGAGCGGGACCTGCGCGAGGTGTTCTCCCGCCACGGGCCGCTGGCCGGCGTGAACGTGGTGTACGACCAGCGCACCGGCCGCTCCCGCGGCTTCGCCTTCGTCTACTTCGAGAGGATCGACGACGCCAAGGAG GCAATGGAGCGGGCCAATGGGATGGAGCTGGATGGGAGGCGTATCCGGGTGGATTACTCCATCACGAAACggccacacacccccacacccggCATCTACATGGGACGTCCCACACA taatggcggtggggggggcagcggtggcagcagcagtggggggaggaggcgggactCGTACTACGACCGAGGCTATGATCGGTATGACCGCTACGACGAGTACGACTACAGGTACAG cCGGAGGCGTTCCCCGTCCCCCTACTACAGCCGCTACAGATCCCGCTCGCGATCGCGGTCCTACAGCCCCC GACGATACTGA
- the tra2a gene encoding transformer-2 protein homolog alpha isoform X3: MSDIEDGNFGGRESRSPSKSDGGSPAHAKSESRSASPSPSRASKHTESRSRSRSKSRRSRSHSHRKKSRSRSYSPDYRRRKSQSTSPMSNRRRHTSSRNRFSHDSKKETYSHGDARANPDPNTCLGVFGLSLYTTERDLREVFSRHGPLAGVNVVYDQRTGRSRGFAFVYFERIDDAKEAMERANGMELDGRRIRVDYSITKRPHTPTPGIYMGRPTHNGGGGGSGGSSSGGRRRDSYYDRGYDRYDRYDEYDYRYSRRRSPSPYYSRYRSRSRSRSYSPRRY; the protein is encoded by the exons ATGAGTGATATTGAGGATGGCAACTTTGGAGGACGC GAGTCCCGCTCACCGTCCAAATCGGACGGCGGTAGCCCCGCCCACGCCAAGTCAGAGAGCCGCTCGGCGTCGCCCAGTCCGTCCCGGGCCTCCAAGCACACGGAGTCCCGCTCCAGATCCCGGTCCAAGTCCCG TCGTTCGCGCTCCCATTCCCACCGGAAGAAGTCCCGCTCGCGCTCCTACAGCCCCGACTACCGCCGCAGGAAGAGCCAGAGCACCTCGCCCATGTCCAACCGCCGCCGCCACACCAGCAGCAGG AACAGATTCAGCCATGATTcgaaaaaagaaacatacagtCATGGTGATGCCAGG gcGAATCCGGACCCCAACACCTGCCTGGGTGTGTTTGGGCTGAGCCTGTACACCACGGAGCGGGACCTGCGCGAGGTGTTCTCCCGCCACGGGCCGCTGGCCGGCGTGAACGTGGTGTACGACCAGCGCACCGGCCGCTCCCGCGGCTTCGCCTTCGTCTACTTCGAGAGGATCGACGACGCCAAGGAG GCAATGGAGCGGGCCAATGGGATGGAGCTGGATGGGAGGCGTATCCGGGTGGATTACTCCATCACGAAACggccacacacccccacacccggCATCTACATGGGACGTCCCACACA taatggcggtggggggggcagcggtggcagcagcagtggggggaggaggcgggactCGTACTACGACCGAGGCTATGATCGGTATGACCGCTACGACGAGTACGACTACAGGTACAG cCGGAGGCGTTCCCCGTCCCCCTACTACAGCCGCTACAGATCCCGCTCGCGATCGCGGTCCTACAGCCCCC GACGATACTGA
- the ccdc126 gene encoding coiled-coil domain-containing protein 126 isoform X2 yields MLGSSLLRRNMSQKLSALLLLSGLIWGLLLLRYTFQQPGRQSSAQLRQQILELSHRYVRVLSEESRQAAGPQGPSMAGQADLKRTIAILLDDILQRLVKLEGKMDTAVNGSLPNGTHAAGAVPAPGPAPLALARHRGQDTPPRRLQTRRPATPAPPPRRTETALRRRRTAGSR; encoded by the exons atgcTGGGCTCCTCCCTCCTGCGCAGGAACATGTCTCAGAAGCTGAgcgcgctgctgctgctctcggGGCTGATCTGGGGGCTGCTGCTCCTGCGCTACACCTTCCAGCAGCCGGGCCGGCAGAGCAGCGCCCAGCTGCGGCAGCAGATCCTGGAGCTGAGCCACCGCTACGTCCGCGTGCTGAGCGAGGAGAGCCGGCAGGCCGCCGGGCCCCAGGGCCCCTCCATGGCGGGGCAAG CGGACCTGAAGAGGACGATTGCCATACTGCTGGACGACATCTTGCAGCGGCTGGTCAAGCTGGAGGGCAAAATGGACACCGCAGTGAACGGCTCGCTGCCCAATGGCACGCATGCGGCGGGCGCCGtccccgcccctggccccgcccccctggcccTCGCCCGGCACCGTGGCCAGGAcacgcccccccgccgcctGCAGACCCGCCGGCCGGCcacgcccgccccgcccccccggcgcACGGAGACGGCGCTCCGCCGGCGGCGAACGGCGGGAAGCAGATAG
- the tra2a gene encoding transformer-2 protein homolog alpha isoform X4 translates to MSNRRRHTSSRNRFSHDSKKETYSHGDARANPDPNTCLGVFGLSLYTTERDLREVFSRHGPLAGVNVVYDQRTGRSRGFAFVYFERIDDAKEAMERANGMELDGRRIRVDYSITKRPHTPTPGIYMGRPTHNGGGGGSGGSSSGGRRRDSYYDRGYDRYDRYDEYDYRYSRRRSPSPYYSRYRSRSRSRSYSPRRY, encoded by the exons ATGTCCAACCGCCGCCGCCACACCAGCAGCAGG AACAGATTCAGCCATGATTcgaaaaaagaaacatacagtCATGGTGATGCCAGG gcGAATCCGGACCCCAACACCTGCCTGGGTGTGTTTGGGCTGAGCCTGTACACCACGGAGCGGGACCTGCGCGAGGTGTTCTCCCGCCACGGGCCGCTGGCCGGCGTGAACGTGGTGTACGACCAGCGCACCGGCCGCTCCCGCGGCTTCGCCTTCGTCTACTTCGAGAGGATCGACGACGCCAAGGAG GCAATGGAGCGGGCCAATGGGATGGAGCTGGATGGGAGGCGTATCCGGGTGGATTACTCCATCACGAAACggccacacacccccacacccggCATCTACATGGGACGTCCCACACA taatggcggtggggggggcagcggtggcagcagcagtggggggaggaggcgggactCGTACTACGACCGAGGCTATGATCGGTATGACCGCTACGACGAGTACGACTACAGGTACAG cCGGAGGCGTTCCCCGTCCCCCTACTACAGCCGCTACAGATCCCGCTCGCGATCGCGGTCCTACAGCCCCC GACGATACTGA
- the tra2a gene encoding transformer-2 protein homolog alpha isoform X2, with amino-acid sequence MSDIEDGNFGGRESRSPSKSDGGSPAHAKSESRSASPSPSRASKHTESRSRSRSKSRSHSRRRSHRRYSRSRSHSHRKKSRSRSYSPDYRRRKSQSTSPMSNRRRHTSSRNRFSHDSKKETYSHGDARANPDPNTCLGVFGLSLYTTERDLREVFSRHGPLAGVNVVYDQRTGRSRGFAFVYFERIDDAKEAMERANGMELDGRRIRVDYSITKRPHTPTPGIYMGRPTHNGGGGGSGGSSSGGRRRDSYYDRGYDRYDRYDEYDYSRRRSPSPYYSRYRSRSRSRSYSPRRY; translated from the exons ATGAGTGATATTGAGGATGGCAACTTTGGAGGACGC GAGTCCCGCTCACCGTCCAAATCGGACGGCGGTAGCCCCGCCCACGCCAAGTCAGAGAGCCGCTCGGCGTCGCCCAGTCCGTCCCGGGCCTCCAAGCACACGGAGTCCCGCTCCAGATCCCGGTCCAAGTCCCG GTCCCACTCACGCCGGCGTTCCCATCGGCGCTACAGTCGTTCGCGCTCCCATTCCCACCGGAAGAAGTCCCGCTCGCGCTCCTACAGCCCCGACTACCGCCGCAGGAAGAGCCAGAGCACCTCGCCCATGTCCAACCGCCGCCGCCACACCAGCAGCAGG AACAGATTCAGCCATGATTcgaaaaaagaaacatacagtCATGGTGATGCCAGG gcGAATCCGGACCCCAACACCTGCCTGGGTGTGTTTGGGCTGAGCCTGTACACCACGGAGCGGGACCTGCGCGAGGTGTTCTCCCGCCACGGGCCGCTGGCCGGCGTGAACGTGGTGTACGACCAGCGCACCGGCCGCTCCCGCGGCTTCGCCTTCGTCTACTTCGAGAGGATCGACGACGCCAAGGAG GCAATGGAGCGGGCCAATGGGATGGAGCTGGATGGGAGGCGTATCCGGGTGGATTACTCCATCACGAAACggccacacacccccacacccggCATCTACATGGGACGTCCCACACA taatggcggtggggggggcagcggtggcagcagcagtggggggaggaggcgggactCGTACTACGACCGAGGCTATGATCGGTATGACCGCTACGACGAGTACGACTACAG cCGGAGGCGTTCCCCGTCCCCCTACTACAGCCGCTACAGATCCCGCTCGCGATCGCGGTCCTACAGCCCCC GACGATACTGA